The genome window GGCTTTTCGGGCCCGGCTTTCGGTGATAAACCGGATCAGATTTTTTCGGAAGTCGTCTTCGGTCGTGTAGCTTTTCTTGGTCTTCACCTCGTCGTTGTGCCCGAACTGAATCAGCACGTAGTCGCCTTCGTGCAGGTTATCGGCCACCGGTTGCCAGCGATTTTCCTCGATAAACGTTCGGGTACTTCGTCCGTTCTGCGCCCGGTTATCGACGGTTACGCTTTCATCGAAGAAGTGGGCGAAGGGCATTCCCCAACCCGTTTCGGGGTAGGCTTTCACCTGCTTGATGGACATCGTCGAATCGCCGATCAGATACACAGTAATCTTGTTGGTGGGTGGGATAAAAGCGAAAAGCAGCAGCAGGCTAAACAATAACCCACCTCTTCCAAATACACGCATGATCAGTAGGTTAGTTAGTCGACGATAGAATCAGATTCTTTTCTAGTGCCCCCTTGCTAAACTCGGCTCTGGTTTTGGCCTTAGCCACATCGGTGTTCGTCACCTGAATAGCCTGACTGCGTTCACCGTTGATGGAGAAAAGTAGACTGGCCTGCGGATCGTACTGAATGGTGTCGAAGGTCAGGTTACTGCTGTTATCGACCAGAATAACGGGCTTCGTGCTTTTGGTGATGAGC of Spirosoma agri contains these proteins:
- a CDS encoding rhamnogalacturonan acetylesterase encodes the protein MRVFGRGGLLFSLLLLFAFIPPTNKITVYLIGDSTMSIKQVKAYPETGWGMPFAHFFDESVTVDNRAQNGRSTRTFIEENRWQPVADNLHEGDYVLIQFGHNDEVKTKKSYTTEDDFRKNLIRFITESRARKANPVLITPVARRQFDAAGKIEETHAVYAELVRTVATEYATPLIDLDRQSQQLLQTLGAETSKLLYLQLTPGEHPNYPEGKEDNTHFNELGARKMAEVVLANIRSLKLELADRIVKRETK